The following are encoded together in the Deltaproteobacteria bacterium genome:
- a CDS encoding type II toxin-antitoxin system PemK/MazF family toxin, which yields MFGEVYICQFPFTSGTVSKARPALVLFDLQHDALICRVTSAPRSGPLDVPLADWAQAGLAKPSVARLDRLVTAEKTVLKRRLGRLTAADEASVRTTWNQHMRL from the coding sequence GTGTTCGGCGAAGTGTACATCTGCCAGTTCCCGTTCACGTCGGGCACTGTCAGCAAGGCGCGCCCGGCGCTGGTTTTGTTCGACCTCCAGCACGACGCCTTGATCTGTCGCGTCACTTCGGCGCCGCGGAGCGGTCCTCTCGACGTACCATTGGCCGATTGGGCACAGGCTGGTCTGGCGAAGCCGTCGGTGGCGCGCTTGGACCGGCTGGTGACGGCCGAGAAGACCGTCCTGAAGAGGCGGCTCGGCCGCCTCACTGCCGCAGACGAAGCGTCCGTACGCACGACCTGGAACCAGCATATGCGTCTCTGA